The sequence AGCATAGCAGCCCTCGCATCTTCTACCTGCGGAATGAATAAGTGGATATAAGCTGAAACGATCGAGATGCAAGGATTAATACTACCTCCGTCCAAAGATATATAGGATTGTTTGtttttcacacaatatcaagAATATTATTGGGGAAACAATGGTAGAATGGTGTTTAAAAAGTTGGAGGCAGCAAATGTATTTAACTGTATTAACAAATGATAGAATAAAAACTACTAAATATACACTTCACTATATGTTAGGGAAAGGACCGAATGGATGGAGTATTTATTTTGAAGCATATCTAACAAGGTGGTCAAATGAAATTTCTCTGACTTGTTTCAATGATTTTTCAAATTCAAGACCAGTAAGCTGCACTTGGGCTAGTATCTTCGTTTCTATAAACTGAGTCAGCAACAACTTTCCACGGCTTGGCCGCCAAGAAAAGGCGGACCACACTATCAGGCTCAGAGTAATACCAGTTGATTGATATACATACTATACTTGCATTCAAGTCAATTTAGCTGAACGGTGAGTACAAACAATTCAATAAATTGTTTTCTTGTATGACATAACATTGCCGCAGAAAATACTAAGAGGGGATAAAAAAACTCACTGGGCAGTGCTCGCCATTTTGAATCTCAGCACCGAGAAACTGCATCGCCAGATTCTTCAGGGAGCGACTCCGCCCTTCCCTGATTCATCGAGCAAAATTTAATATGGACGACACTAGAAAAGAAAATCAGTGGTAGTTAAGTTAACAAGTCAGTAAAGATGTACTTTAGAAAGGGCTCATATTCCGATGTATCTCGTATATCCTTCTTTGGATGACTTAACAGCAACGCCTACATACAAAATTCAATTCGCACTTAAAACAGTGATTTGAAGAACGCAAAAATGCATTCTGCAACTTTCATAATAATAAACACCAACTTTGAGATCATTGCGCAATGCATGCCCAACAAGAATCCTTCCCTTGATCAACTCTGCAACCTTCTTCTGAACAATGATGAAATTCTTTGCTGAAACATAaagatgaaaaaataaaaaacattgaAGGGAAAAAAGAAGGTAGCAGAACAAGAGAGTAAAAGAAAAACAGAGAGAGGACCAAAAAAGACAAGACAAGCTTAAAATCAATAAGCTCAACAAAACCATAATGTGTTGAGCACCGTAAGGGAGAATAAAAGATGAAATTCTCATATCTTCAGCATGGCGTCCTAATTCCCATTAACCACTGACATATTTATCACGAAAACTCACAAGGAAATGTGAAATAGCTAAATGATGAAGATCAAAAGAATAAAGACACATGCTGAGAAGGGTGCATGAAAAAACAGCAGGATTTACAGCCCCAACCTTTCCTCAAGTCATGTGGTCGAATTCCACTAATTTGCGTGCGGAAGTCAACTACATAATCCACTGGGCGAACATACTCATCATATACAACATTTCCCCATTTGTTTACCTGCAACACACTGATGTAGATTAAAAAAGTAGATAAGTAAATGTAAGAACTACAACAGACAACCCAGCAACTTAGAAAGGGGTGCTAAACCATAAACAATGATAAGTCACAATAGTTTTTCCTGTTTTTGTTGCTTGGTTTTGTCGGTAACTCAGATTAGTTGTTCGTATAAATGACCAACACCTTCAAAGATCTAAAACAATTGCTAATTGCTAAAAAGAAAAATATGCAGGTTCTGTAGCAATCTTTAGTTCATGCCGCTTGCCAACAATGTTCCAAGATGCTTACATGTCATGTTCTAAACAAGCAATAGGCATAGAAAGTGAAACTCAAAATACCACTGTGACCCGTCCTAGAGCACTCTTGTTCCCCATCAAGCTGACCCCAACCATTTCACAATCCATAGCCAACATATCTGTGAGACTGTAATATAGATGGTGAGCAGTCGGCAAAACAAGCAAACATACAGATGAATGAAACAATAAATATCAGATGAAGCAACAAAAAATAAAGTTCCTAAAGAAGCCAGGACTCTTTTTCTGAGCACGCAGAAGAATTAGTAAGTCCTGCCCTCCGGTTAATTTGCAATGCCTGATCATAAATACAAAACATGTTGCATGGTTTTCCCACCTAGAAGCTAGTCCTTTGGAGTGGGCTATCTTATCGAGCTCATCAAATCATTGACGGTTATGTGACGTGTTCACAACAACAAATTTTCAATCAAGTTTGACACAGATATGAACTAACTTGTTTCCCATGGCAATGCCATGGGTTGGTGCAACGCTGTACACGTGCATCGGTGAATGTAAAAATGTTCGGTATGTCAAAACTCAAAACAACCCAAATGGCGTCATAAAGGGAGCCCCTTCTTGTTTCAAAATGGTTTCTGGAAAAAATTCACCCTTTTTTTCCTGTCTTTTTTAAAACAAAGATTTTAATAAAGGAAGGCACTAACCTGCAATCAGATGACGTGGGAATCAAAGGATCGGGCTTTGAAGCGTCAGAATCCTCATTCGATCTCTCCTTCCTTTTACCTAAAAACCCCAGAAGTCAGAGAACGAGTAGTTACCAAAGGCCATAACTGATTCACAGTATGTCCACAAATACCTACCTAATGTGCTTCCCACAGGTACATTTTTCGTATTTCTGGTTATCTGAGTATTGGCGCCAGTGTTTTTCAACTTCTGCAAATCAACAGACACGGGAAAAAACGTAAACCGAAGCAAGAATGCACAAATACGTCAGTATACGGATGAAGAAAACATTGAAGTCAATACCTCAAGTAACTGAGCCCAATTAGGGTTGAGATTTTTGTTAGGGCTTTTACTTTCGCAGACCATTTTCGATTCATCCACGTAATTTGGTCTCCCCGCTGTAAGGGGGAAAGGAAGAATAGAAAAAAAGTATGGCTGAACTAGAATCGCGCTTTACATACCTCCAAGAACGCGCttttgttagaatttgatagAGTACTTATATGGAACCAGACCAAGGAAAGAGGCCTCCACTCAAATCTAGATATGTCAAAATGGGTCTACATTTGTCGGGTTAGCCCGTTTTGCCATACAAAATTGATGGATTTAGTTGGTAATTTTACAACCCGTCTAAAAGGTGGGCTGAACCGTACCGTCCCGCCTAATAGTGGGTTGTGGTGGGTTGCGGATTGGCCCGCAAAAACACACCAATTTACACGTGAACTCACCGGGTTAGCCTGCCCCTccacctaaaataggtgggttgggttggtaTTTTTTCAAATTGCTTAAAAGGTgggccgccccgccccgcccctGCCTAATGGTGGGTTATGACGGGTTGTGGGCCGACCCGTTCTGCTGGCCCGTTTTGACATCTCTACTCAAACCCAACCaatatttttcacaaaattcatTAATGAcgaaataaaatttttcatttttatattattatatagcAATTTTCTCTAataacattaaatattaaaagatATACTAAATACAGATTAAATCATTTGTTTAGTTTGGaaccaaaattttaaattggcatttttttattaaaatattttaatcaataGTTATCATTTCACATTTAAAATGgatattcaaaatttaatgATGACATAATCCTTTTTTTACCCCTACTTTTATGACTACCATTTACTATactgtttaattatttttataaaagtatTGCAGTAACTCgatcttttaattattttccccATGAACGTGATCCAAACAAAAAATTAACTTTTTTTAAGAGTATAATTAAGCACAATCTTGAAGTTATAAAGTAAGATGAGACTTGAGTGTCATCTTAAGAAAACTACCGGAACTATGATCTACTAACGTAAATTAGGAAAATTATTCGCAGCTAACGAAAATCAAACTTGACATCAGTTGCTTAGAGCCTCATTTTTAGTTGTTGAGCTATAAGCCGATCGCACCTCGTCTCAGGACTTACATAGTTACATTTGCATTAATccgtatgaaaaaaaaaaaatttagtttttcGAAGACTTTCTTAATccgtatgaaaaaaaaaatcagaaaacaataaataaatgaatGGGGAATGAAGTAGGTCACAAAATTCCCAACTTGCTGATCTAATTTCATGTCATGCAAAATACTTGAACCATATCTATTGATTTTGATGCCACCTCGGTGGATACGTGCATGATTTTCCGAGCCCcggaaagcaaaaaaaaaaaatatatgtattcAGCAGAAATAAATCTTTTATATCTATATGTATAAAAACCAATTCAAGAAATAACAATGATCAATATTCTAGCATTCTGATTCTCGACAAAAACCCTTTCTGTAATATTCTCTGATCTTTTTGGTTAAAACATTAAATTAACACACAAAAAATGCATCCTTCGACAGCCCTCTTCTTCTCCATTCTCTTCTCGATTACTCTGTTTTCCGCGAAACCAGAAGATGCTGCTAACTACGGCGGAGACGGCGGCGTAACACCATCTCCAACCTCCAATTCTTGCAACAACTGTACCATCTGTCAGTACCCGTGCCGCTCCGAGCCGCCCCCGCCGCCGCCATCCGGTTTCGCGCAACCATCCGCAActccgccgccgccgccccTCACAGAATCCAACTGCCCTCCAGCCGCTCCCGTCCAGTGCTGTGGCGGCGGAGGCGGAGGCGGAGGCGGAGGCGGCCAGTATATGTATCCACCGCCGATGCCGTACTACAACCAACCGCCGGCACCTTACTACTACTACCCTTACGGCAATTACTCGGGGTTGCCAGGGCCTTCTATGAAGCCCTGTGGCGCTGCCACGTGGCGCTATGCTGCATTCTCGTGCTTGGTCGTGTTGTTTATTTCTCAAGTTTgaaggaaagaagaagaagctaATTAAGAGGcgagctatatatatatatatagctagtTGTGCATCATGCATGATTTGCTTATAATTGTAAATTTTAGTTCCCTTAttcaaattataaataaatatatttgctACTCATGtaacctatatatatatatatatatatatttgttgaaATATGCTGGTATATTTGTTGGAAAAACTTGAATATGGCAGAAGAAAACAGGAAAAGAATTTAACAGTTGAGGCTCGTGTTGAACACGATTTTCTTAAGAAGATTTTGCCCCGTTTTTTGTGCTTAACGTGTTTGGCAATCTTTTCCTAAGATACAAACAACTTCTACTTGTGAATATAGCACTATATATCACAAGTTCTTACAACCAGAAATGATATGAACTCTCTTTTATAAAAAGAATAAGAAACAAAATATGTGAAAAATGTATTTGAAAATCTGAGAATCTGATTATGTATGTCAAAAAATGATGTTTGATTCtcatatttatattgtttatatgTAAAAACAAAACTTTTCATTCATGTGATATGTCTTGTGGTAAAAATAACTGACTAAATTTACCAAAAAAAGTCAAAAAATATCAGAAAATTTGAAAGAAGGATGCAACTTTTCGTGTGGCCAGAAGCACCGGTGCAGGGGCGCAACATATTGCGCCCTTGCACCACTTTAGGTGCCTTAGAAAATTTCAAGGCAGAAGCACTAGTGCAGGGGCGCAATGCGCCACCTGCCCAGGCAGCATGACCAGTGTAGGGGCGCAATTTTCAGCGCCCCCGCacttcaataaatttttttttctttttttttttccgagcTTCTCAATCCTTTTTTCTTTTCCAAACTTTGCATTGCTTAATTTCAATTCATTAAGCACAATCAAAATTTTCCAACAATgcccccacatgaatgaaatTAATGCATGAATGCACATGATGTCAAAGAGAGTCTACACGAAAATTCAATGCGT comes from Henckelia pumila isolate YLH828 chromosome 4, ASM3356847v2, whole genome shotgun sequence and encodes:
- the LOC140865775 gene encoding uncharacterized protein → MVCESKSPNKNLNPNWAQLLEKLKNTGANTQITRNTKNVPVGSTLGKRKERSNEDSDASKPDPLIPTSSDCSLTDMLAMDCEMVGVSLMGNKSALGRVTVVNKWGNVVYDEYVRPVDYVVDFRTQISGIRPHDLRKAKNFIIVQKKVAELIKGRILVGHALRNDLKALLLSHPKKDIRDTSEYEPFLKEGRSRSLKNLAMQFLGAEIQNGEHCPVEDARAAMLLYQNHRKQWERSIKDFSRLKEKQKKRRYKKKPKTLES